The sequence ACGACGCCAACGACGCCCCGCAGCTGCTCTTGGCACGTCGGCCCGACGAGGGACGCGCACAGTGAGCACTCGCGTTGCGCTGGTGACCAATGGCCTCTACGAAGGGCTCGCGCTCGCGTGTGCGCTCGCGCTTTCGGAGGCAGGCTTTGCAATCGCAGTGGTCCACCGCCCCGCAACGAAGCGGGCCTCTGCCGACGTCGACGCCTTCGAACAGCGGCTCCGCGACGCGTTGGCACGACGGGGTGTGCAGCTGCGTGTGGATCGGGTCGACCCCGCGGTGCCCGGCGCCGCCGCGCAGCTCGTCGAGACGATTGAAGCCGAGCTGGGCCCGATCGGCGCGTTGATCAACGCCGAGGGCTCGAGCGCATTTCCCCACCGCGACCTCATCGACACACGCGACGAAGACTGGGCACGCGCGCTGGCGATCGAGGTGGTCGGGCCGCTCGCGCTCGTACGAGCGTGCCTGCCCGGCATGCGGCGCCGTGCCTGGGGGCGCATCGTGAGCTTCCTGGTCCAGCCCGAGTACTGGAACAACCACCTCCTCCTGCGGCGTGGCCATCCGTTCGTGCACGACAGCTGGCCGTTCCTCATGGGCAAGCATGCTCGCGCCGGCATCACGCGCACGATGTGGCGGAGCGAGCGTAGGTACGGCGTCACCTTCAACGACGTCGCGGTCAGCGGAGTACGGAACCTGCCGCTCGATGTACTGCAGGACGCCACCACGTCGTCCGCCGGCGAGACATCGGCGGGTGTCGCCGAGGTCGTGCGCTTCTTGTGCTCGGATCCGGGCGGCCTCGTGACTGGCAGCACCCTCAACCTGGTCGGCACCCCGGTGACCTACGGCCTGGGCCCCGGCGGACCAGCTCCGACTTCGCAACCGTGAGGACGCAACGATGCCCGACCTCGAGCTGCTCTCATTCCCCCGACACATCCAGCTGCAGACCCACGCGAAGTGCAACATGGCGTGCTCGATGTGCCCGCACCCCGAGCTGCGCCGCAACGACGACAAGCAGCGCATGCCGTGGGCGCGGTTCGTACGCCTGATGGAGGAGTGCCATGCCCACCCCGAGTTCCGCGAGATCGTGCTCGACCTCCAGAACGAGCCGATGCTCGATCCAGAGCTCGAGGAACGCGTGCGGTGGATCAAGCAGTCGTCGGGGGGCCGCACCTTCGTCGGGATCACGACCAATGGCTTGGCGCTCGAGCGAGAGCGTGCGGCAGCGCTGATCGATGCCGGCATCGACACGATCGTCGTGAGCCTCAACGCCGCGACTGCCCGTACGTTCGCTCAGCTGGTCCCCCGTGCGCGCTTCGATCGCGTGAGCGAGAACGTGGACGCTGCGCTGGCACTACCCGGAGGGCCGAAGACCCTGTTGCTGTCGTTTGGCTACTCCGCAACGAACCTCGCCGAGCTCGAGCCATTCCTCGACACGGTCCGCGCACGCGGCACCCGCTACCGCGTGTTTCCGTTTCACGATCGCACGGGGACCGTGCTCCGCAGTGGGTTCTTGGACGTGCCTGTCGAACCCACGTGCCATCTTCCGCTCTTCAGCCTCGCCATCCACCACGACGGCGACGCGATCCTCTGTTGCCAGGACTGGACTCGCCAACGCGTGCTGGGCAATGTCTTCGAGACGAGCGTGGCCAGCGTGTGGCGGTCGGAGCCGTTCGTCGCGATCCGTCGCGCC is a genomic window of Deltaproteobacteria bacterium containing:
- a CDS encoding SDR family oxidoreductase, translated to MSTRVALVTNGLYEGLALACALALSEAGFAIAVVHRPATKRASADVDAFEQRLRDALARRGVQLRVDRVDPAVPGAAAQLVETIEAELGPIGALINAEGSSAFPHRDLIDTRDEDWARALAIEVVGPLALVRACLPGMRRRAWGRIVSFLVQPEYWNNHLLLRRGHPFVHDSWPFLMGKHARAGITRTMWRSERRYGVTFNDVAVSGVRNLPLDVLQDATTSSAGETSAGVAEVVRFLCSDPGGLVTGSTLNLVGTPVTYGLGPGGPAPTSQP
- a CDS encoding radical SAM protein is translated as MPDLELLSFPRHIQLQTHAKCNMACSMCPHPELRRNDDKQRMPWARFVRLMEECHAHPEFREIVLDLQNEPMLDPELEERVRWIKQSSGGRTFVGITTNGLALERERAAALIDAGIDTIVVSLNAATARTFAQLVPRARFDRVSENVDAALALPGGPKTLLLSFGYSATNLAELEPFLDTVRARGTRYRVFPFHDRTGTVLRSGFLDVPVEPTCHLPLFSLAIHHDGDAILCCQDWTRQRVLGNVFETSVASVWRSEPFVAIRRAAALGEALPARPCGSCKAPVHLHRIRPLHRQLSQLQGLRRGRLGLMPRYVFVPGHPDHVIDLVSETTVELDCASLVVCCGLAAGDDAPALEARAVRAGYEPHEIHARVAELRRRGIAGEESGPPARRAGFPRPAWLVAGERTQPVAVLAVDASAGEVRVQARDPAELRDVSDGELWIPLIGDTVMPKLRGRIVARVASTALLRLDGNATDLLLRVLAADDAGHPLPLGGRT